In Veillonellales bacterium, the DNA window ACAGCTTTACGAAATCAAGGCCGGTGGTAAGAGCCAGAGTATTCGTTGGAATTGACAGAGAACCGAAAGGCACTGGTCCGGTATTAGCTACCAGGCAGACCAGAGCGGCCATCATCGGGTCGTAGCCCAAACCGACCAAGATACTGGCCGGAATAGCAACCGGCGAACCAAAGCCGCAGATACCTTCCAAAAATGCGCTGAAACCATAACCAATCAAAAGAGCCTGAGCCCGACGGTCGCTGGTCAGCGAAGACATGCAATTCTGCAGTTTGTCCATCCAGCCGGTAGCCTTCAAAACATTATAAATAACAATTGCCCCAAAGGGAATATACATGATCGGGAATATACCGGTTATGGCACCCTGCACAGCAGCCAGCAAAGTTGCCTGCGCCGGAAATCCGAAATAAAATATTGCAACTAAAACGGTCACTACCCAAGCAACAGGCGCAACCTTAACTGCCGGCTTCATCAGAATCGGCAGACCGATCAGCATAACTATTATCGGTAATGAAGCAATTAAAGCGTCCAACATTTTCCCCCCTTATTTATTTGAACAATCAAATCAAATTAGACTTGCTTACCTTCCCCCCCTTTTTTACAGCAATTTCCGCACACAAGGTCGGCTTCTTCTTTTTATTTTCTCTTTATTTTTATTGAGCCTTTCCTTATGCCCTCTGCTTATGATTTCATCACAGAACCCATATTGTAGAATTCTCCGAAATTTCTAAATATCCTTTCATTTTTTTATTTTATTTTTACATTTTGGCTAAAAAAAGACTTTTAGTCTTTGCCGGAAACCTTTGTCGCATATTATCGGCAGAAGCGGGTTCCTGCTTTTAAATGGCTCCCGCCTTGCGCACTTGCCGTCTAAAGACTCTTTGTTCCCGGCAGGGTAAAACCACGGCCTAATACTTCCACCGCATCGTGAACAATCATAAAAGCCTGGGGATCGGAAACCTGTACCAGTTCTTTAATCTTAGCAATCTGCGTAAGACTGACAACAACGAATACTACCTGTTTATTTTGACGGGTGAAAGCCCCTTCTCCTTTTAAAAGCGTGGCTCCCCGGCCCACCTCTTTTAAAATGGCTTTTACAATTTCCTCTGATTTATAGGAAACAATAAAAATAGTTTTCTTATTGTTGAAACCTTCAACAACCTTATCCGTAATACTGGCACCGACAAACATCGCAATTAAAGTCAAAACCGCTAAACTAAAACCAAACAAAGCCGCGGCAACCAGCATAATCACACAATTAAAACCAAACCCGACAATTCCTACATTCAATGAATAATATTTTTTGATGATACCGGCAACGATATCCAAGCCGCCGCCGCTGCCATTCACGCGAAAAATCAGCCCGCTGCCGATACCGCTGAGAACTCCCCCTGTCAATGCGGCAAGCAGAGAATCACTCAACAGACTGGTATTTGACAAAAACCGGGTCCCATCCACCGCCAAGGAAAAGCAGATCGTCCCATAAATTGTTATTATCGTATAGTCTCTGCCCAGCAACCGGTAGGCAGCATAAAGCAGGGGGATATTCATGAGAAATATTTGCAGTCCAATTGGTAATTTGAATAAATAATAAAAAATGATTGCGATGCCGCTGACCCCGCCGCTTAATAAATGGTGGGGCACAAGAAAGAGATTTATCGAACACCCACTGATCAGGCATCCCAGGCCGACAACCAAATACTGCACTATTTTTTGACGCATATCATACCTCCTGACCAATTCCTTTTCTATTTTTTCTATACGGCAATTGCTGTTGTTTCTCCTCTCGATTCGTTGTATAATTATTTTCTAGTAACGAAGTAATTTGAAGGGAGTTTTATATCCTATGGCTCTACTGAACGAAAACTACTTGAAACTTCCGGGAAGCTATTTATTTGCCGAAATAGCGCGGCGGGTAACCAAGTTTAAACAGGATAATCCCGCGGCCAATATCATCCGCCTGGGAATCGGCGATGTAACCCGGCCGCTGCCCCCTGCCGTCATTGACGGACTGCATGCTGCAGTGGATGAAATGGCTAAAGAAGAAACGTTTCGCGGCTACGGTCCGGAACAGGGTTATCAATTTCTGATTGAAAAAATCATTGCCACCGATTATCTGCCCCGGGGCATTCAACTGGAAACAGATGAAATTTTTGTCAGCGACGGTTCCAAAAGCGATGTGGGAAATATTCAGGAAATTTTCAGTGTTACTAATAAAGTAGCCATTACCGACCCGGTATATCCGGTTTATTTGGATACCAATGTGATGGCCGGCCGAACCGGTGAATTGGCAAATGGCAAGTTTGGCAATGTCACCTATCTGGTATGTAATGGGGAAAATCAGTTTAAACCGGCATTACCAAGAGAAAAAGTCGACATGATTTATCTTTGTGTTCCCAATAACCCAACCGGCACGACCTTAACCAGAACGGATTTAAAAAAATGGGTGGATTACGCCAGAGAAAATGAGGCCGTTATTCTCTATGACGCCGCCTACGAATCGTATATCCGGGAAGCGTCTGTTCCCCACAGTATCTATGAAATCGAAGGAGCCAAAGAAGTCGCCATTGAATTCCGCTCTTTTTCCAAAAACGCCGGCTTCACCGGCACCCGCTGCGCTTTTACCGTAGTGCCCAAAACGGTTCTGGCCGCTACCGCCAAAGGCGACAAGCATCCCCTTAATAAATTATGGAACCGCCGTCAAACCACTAAATTCAACGGCGTTCCTTACATTGTCCAAAGAGGCGCGGAGGCGGTTTATTCGCCGGAAGGCCAGCAGCAGATTAAAGCTCTGGTGGATTATTACATGACAAACGCCAAAATCATCCGCGAAGGACTGGTCAGTATCGGTCTGCAGGTATTCGGCGGCGTCAATGCCCCTTACATTTGGCTGAAAACGCCGAACAATATGGATTCCTGGTCCTTCTTCGATAAACTGCTGACCGATGTCCACATCGTCGGCACTCCCGGCACCGGCTTCGGCCCCGCCGGCGAAGGCTACTTCCGTCTGACTGCTTTTGGCAACCGGGAGAATACAGAAGAAGCCGTTGACAGAATTAAGCACAAATTAAGCATTTAAAAAATACCGAAGGTCTGATTCCAAAGGAACCAGGCCTTTTCTTATGCTATGGATGGACTGTCGCCGAACTGATAACAATCATAATCACAAAGAATAACAACGTACAGATAACCGCGAAAGCGACTCCGCCTAAGAGAATCCTTACTCTGGGCTGTTTGTCCGGCGGTGTCCGTTTTGACTTG includes these proteins:
- a CDS encoding YitT family protein, with amino-acid sequence MRQKIVQYLVVGLGCLISGCSINLFLVPHHLLSGGVSGIAIIFYYLFKLPIGLQIFLMNIPLLYAAYRLLGRDYTIITIYGTICFSLAVDGTRFLSNTSLLSDSLLAALTGGVLSGIGSGLIFRVNGSGGGLDIVAGIIKKYYSLNVGIVGFGFNCVIMLVAAALFGFSLAVLTLIAMFVGASITDKVVEGFNNKKTIFIVSYKSEEIVKAILKEVGRGATLLKGEGAFTRQNKQVVFVVVSLTQIAKIKELVQVSDPQAFMIVHDAVEVLGRGFTLPGTKSL
- a CDS encoding LL-diaminopimelate aminotransferase; the protein is MALLNENYLKLPGSYLFAEIARRVTKFKQDNPAANIIRLGIGDVTRPLPPAVIDGLHAAVDEMAKEETFRGYGPEQGYQFLIEKIIATDYLPRGIQLETDEIFVSDGSKSDVGNIQEIFSVTNKVAITDPVYPVYLDTNVMAGRTGELANGKFGNVTYLVCNGENQFKPALPREKVDMIYLCVPNNPTGTTLTRTDLKKWVDYARENEAVILYDAAYESYIREASVPHSIYEIEGAKEVAIEFRSFSKNAGFTGTRCAFTVVPKTVLAATAKGDKHPLNKLWNRRQTTKFNGVPYIVQRGAEAVYSPEGQQQIKALVDYYMTNAKIIREGLVSIGLQVFGGVNAPYIWLKTPNNMDSWSFFDKLLTDVHIVGTPGTGFGPAGEGYFRLTAFGNRENTEEAVDRIKHKLSI